The proteins below are encoded in one region of Alosa sapidissima isolate fAloSap1 chromosome 24, fAloSap1.pri, whole genome shotgun sequence:
- the mrtfab gene encoding myocardin related transcription factor Ab isoform X5, producing the protein MLDTNHCLHIDTSSLVAQPIRNDTSKPGITMDYERHAYHSLKEVLQLKLQQRRTREELVSQGIMPPLKSPAAFHEQRRSLERARTEDYLKRKIRSRPERSELVRMHILEVLPKTRQELHQEETSAEPSLQAKQMKLKRARLADDLNDKLSHRPGPIELIHKNILPVHTIIGTESPKGDSSSLDEDSSDALSPDQPANHDSPLSSSQQHSPPDVLNLNGNPSPPQFLPQVPLQLNGMDVPPPQPLTNGALTVTTPRPATGQTKSSSKSSSDRPSQRPKKPKDSKPKVKKLKYHQYIPPDQKADREPPPQMDSSYAKLLQQQQLFLQLQIISQQQQHYNYHTILPAPPKPPTEQQQQPPPAPPPPANPGPSPSRAVPTPTSSSTPSSHTGSNRHSQPPSGDAKPSTLPANLDEFKVAELKQELKLRGLTVSGTKNDLIERLKNYQEQNGGAMATAQKASQPQGQTNGLAPVVAQSKEAPVKMGTIPVVNGHVTQMSTMPHVMRFSSTSSSPPVSPAPSDRSLAGMSPDETSCNGDVFGEMVSSPLTQLTLHPSPEPLEAVVKEEPRGLGQLSSCLSRPQPPNAAATAGQNKDQMLQEKDKQIEELTRMLRQKQQLVETLRSQLEQGKRSGSSTTAAADIPNVVLAATAAETHLLLNGVQLNGMAARVKEEAEDEKMALTTTAVTTASAPVVAMETQQTLLQQQQQQAAQRKVQMPCSQQTLLKLQQIQRLQAQQQQQQHVELQRIDLQQQQQKLQQLIIQQRQAQQQQQQQQQQQQQLLQQQQQQQQQHQQQHQRKQLRPQKQQQRQQKKQEPPKPQQAPQVFVTQQPSTPVTTPSISLDLLKAHPAPTLVTDGNGNHYLITLTSSNTDGQLPISPQSKTNGRITLQRLQSTPVKLPSQSPVQMVTGNNQSTPTEQKTPVKQPVKKRTALHLQTNGMQEPSVPVTAPPNLQPFFFTKDSSLDQTISPPPIKENGSSSQHIDDLFDILIKSGEISSNFKANPDPSLSELHSNPPTPSPPSSPLRLSPPTPPPEPSSISSSLSSTSSLSSSSQHALRSGRLEDFLESTTGTPLLGVAAAADGPMTLIDELHSQMLSTPSILDHPPSPMDISDMGFAPHPAGLDFGDPTLDGMDWLDISMGGGGGGVGSDSIGGSGDGTGSSHGVGVGGGSESATILAPLGSQTPPSVFSADFLDSSDLQLHWDSCL; encoded by the exons CACTGAAGAGCCCGGCTGCTTTCCACGAGCAGAGGAGAAGTCTGGAGCGGGCACGG ACGGAGGACTATCTGAAGAGGAAGATCCGGAGCCGTCCTGAGCGGTCGGAGCTAGTGAGAATGCACATACTGGAAG TACTCCCCAAGACTAGACAAGAACTACACCAGGAAG agacaTCGGCCGAGCCCTCTCTGCAGGCCAAGCAGATGAAGCTGAAAAGAGCTCGTCTGGCTGATGACCTCAACGATAAGCTTTCTCACCGACCAGGCCCCATTGAGCTCATCCACAAGAACATCCTGCCCGTGCACACAATCATTG GTACGGAGTCACCAAAGGGCGACAGCTCCTCATTGGACGAGGACAGCAGTGATGCGCTCTCGCCTGATCAGCCAGCCAATCACGACTCTCCCCTCAGCTCCAGTCAGCAGCACTCGCCGCCTGATGTGCTTAATCTGAATGGCAACCCATCTCCCCCTCAG TTCCTTCCCCAAGTCCCCTTGCAGCTGAACGGCATGGACGTTCCTCCTCCACAGCCGCTGACCAATGGGGCCTTGACAGTCACCACACCGCGTCCGGCCACGGGACAGACGAAG TCGTCGTCTAAGTCCAGCTCGGACCGGCCGTCCCAGCGGCCCAAGAAGCCCAAGGACAGCAAGCCCAAGGTGAAGAAGCTCAAGTACCACCAGTACATCCCGCCGGACCAGAAGGCGGATCGCGAGCCGCCGCCCCAGATGGACTCATCCTACGCCAAGCTGCTCCAGCAACAGCAGCTCTTCCTGCAGCTGCAGATCAtcagccagcagcagcagcactacaACTACCACACCATCCTGCCCGCGCCGcccaa ACCCCCTactgagcagcagcagcagcctccgcctgctccccctcccccagccaacCCTGGGCCCTCCCCGTCCCGCGCCGTGccaacccccacctcctcctccaccccctccagcCACACCGGGTCCAACCGACACAGTCAGCCCCCGTCTGGCGACGCCAAGCCAAGCACCCTGCCGGCAAACCTGGACGAGTTCAAA GTTGCTGAACTCAAGCAGGAGCTCAAACTGAGGGGTCTGACCGTCTCGGGCACCAAAAACGACCTGATCGAGAGGCTGAAGAACTACCAGGAGCAGAACGGTGGTGCCATGGCAACTGCTCAGAAAGCTTCCCAGCCTCAGGGGCAAACGAATGGCCTCGCGCCTGTTGTCGCACAGTCCAAGGAAGCCCCAGTGAAAATGGGAACCATCCCAGTTGTCAACGGCCATGTCACTCAGATGTCCACCATGCCCCACGTGATGCGCTTCAGCAGCACAAGCTCCTCCCCTCCTGTGTCTCCCGCCCCCTCTGACCGGTCATTGGCTGGAATGAGCCCAGACGAGACCAGCTGTAATGGCGACGTGTTTGGTGAAATG GTGAGCTCCCCTCTCACTCAGCTCACCTTGCACCCGTCCCCGGAGCCCCTGGAGGCTGTGGTAAAAGAGGAGCCGCGGGGCCTCGGCCAACTCTCCAGCTGCCTCTCCCGGCCCCAGCCCCCCAACGCCGCCGCCACCGCCGGTCAGAACAAGGACCAGATGCTGCAGGAGAAGGACAAGCAGATCGAGGAGCTGACGCGCATGCTGCGCCAGAAGCAGCAGCTGGTGGAGACGTTGCGCTcgcagctggagcagggcaagcgcagcggcagcagcaccaCCGCCGCTGCGGACATCCCCAACGTCGTCCTCGCTGCCACCGCCGCCGAGACCCACCTCCTCCTCAACGGCGTCCAGCTCAACGGCATGGCCGCCAGGGTGAAGGAGGAGGCCGAGGACGAGAAGATGGCGCTGACGACCACAGCGGTGACCACAGCGAGCGCTCCTGTGGTGGCGATGGAGACGCAGCAGACTCtgctacagcagcagcagcagcaggcggcGCAGAGGAAGGTGCAGATGCCGTGCTCCCAGCAGACGCTGCTCAAGCTCCAGCAGATCCAGCGGCTGcaggcccagcagcagcagcagcagcacgtgGAGCTGCAGAGGATagacctgcagcagcagcagcagaaactGCAGCAGCTGATCATACAGCAGAGACAGgcgcagcagcaacaacaacaacaacagcaacaacaacaacaactactacaacagcaacaacaacaacaacaacaacatcagcagcagcatcagaggAAGCAGCTGAGAcctcagaagcagcagcagaggcagcaAAAAAAGCAGGAGCCTCCCAAACCACAGCAG GCCCCTCAAGTGTTTGTTACCCAGCAACCCAGTACACCGGTCACAACACCCTCAATCTCATTGGACCTCCTCAAGGCACATCCCGCCCCTACGTTGGTGACGGACGGCAATGGTAACCACTATCTGATCACACTGACCAGCAGCAACACAGACGGCCAGCTGCCCATTTCACCACAGAGCAAGACCAACGGCCGCATCACTCTGCAG AGGTTACAGTCAACTCCTGTCAAGCTCCCCAGCCAATCACCTGTACAGATGGTCACCGGCAACAACCAGTCAACACCGACAGAACAGAAAACTCCTGTTAAACAGCCTGTGAAAAAG AGGACCGCCCTCCATCTACAGACCAATGGCATGCAGGAGCCCAGCGTGCCTGTCACTGCGCCACCCAATCTCCAGCCTTTCTTCTTCACCAAGGACTCCTCATTGGATCAGACCATCTCGCCTCCACCAATCAAG GAGAATGGTTCAAGCAGCCAGCATATTGACGACTTGTTTGACATCCTCATCAAGAGTGGag AAATCTCCTCCAATTTCAAAGCTAATCCAGACCCGTCCCTTTCTGAGCTGCACTCCAACCcgcccaccccctcccctccctcctcccccctccgcCTCTCCCCCCCAACACCTCCTCCAGAGCcgtcctccatctcctcctccctctcgtccacctcctccctctcctcctcttcccagcatgccctgcggAGCGGGCGGCTGGAGGACTTCCTGGAGAGCACCACGGGCACGCCGCTGCTGGGCGTGGCCGCCGCCGCGGACGGTCCGATGACGCTCATCGACGAGCTGCACAGCCAGATGCTAAGCACGCCTAGCATCCTGGACCACCCGCCCTCGCCCATGGACATCAGCGACATGGGCTTCGCGCCGCACCCCGCCGGCCTAGACTTCGGGGACCCCACCCTGGACGGCATGGACTGGCTGGACATATCcatgggtgggggagggggcggcgtgGGGAGCGACAGCATCGGAGGGAGCGGAGACGGGACGGGGAGCAGCCATGGCGTCGGGGTCGGCGGGGGCAGTGAGAGCGCCACCATCTTGGCGCCGCTCGGCTCGCAGACGCCCCCTAGTGTCTTCTCGGCAGACTTTTTGGACAGCTCAGACCTGCAGCTGCACTGGGACTCCTGTTTgtag
- the mrtfab gene encoding myocardin related transcription factor Ab isoform X7: MPPLKSPAAFHEQRRSLERARTEDYLKRKIRSRPERSELVRMHILEVLPKTRQELHQEETSAEPSLQAKQMKLKRARLADDLNDKLSHRPGPIELIHKNILPVHTIIGTESPKGDSSSLDEDSSDALSPDQPANHDSPLSSSQQHSPPDVLNLNGNPSPPQFLPQVPLQLNGMDVPPPQPLTNGALTVTTPRPATGQTKSSSKSSSDRPSQRPKKPKDSKPKVKKLKYHQYIPPDQKADREPPPQMDSSYAKLLQQQQLFLQLQIISQQQQHYNYHTILPAPPKPPTEQQQQPPPAPPPPANPGPSPSRAVPTPTSSSTPSSHTGSNRHSQPPSGDAKPSTLPANLDEFKVAELKQELKLRGLTVSGTKNDLIERLKNYQEQNGGAMATAQKASQPQGQTNGLAPVVAQSKEAPVKMGTIPVVNGHVTQMSTMPHVMRFSSTSSSPPVSPAPSDRSLAGMSPDETSCNGDVFGEMVSSPLTQLTLHPSPEPLEAVVKEEPRGLGQLSSCLSRPQPPNAAATAGQNKDQMLQEKDKQIEELTRMLRQKQQLVETLRSQLEQGKRSGSSTTAAADIPNVVLAATAAETHLLLNGVQLNGMAARVKEEAEDEKMALTTTAVTTASAPVVAMETQQTLLQQQQQQAAQRKVQMPCSQQTLLKLQQIQRLQAQQQQQQHVELQRIDLQQQQQKLQQLIIQQRQAQQQQQQQQQQQQQLLQQQQQQQQQHQQQHQRKQLRPQKQQQRQQKKQEPPKPQQAPQVFVTQQPSTPVTTPSISLDLLKAHPAPTLVTDGNGNHYLITLTSSNTDGQLPISPQSKTNGRITLQRLQSTPVKLPSQSPVQMVTGNNQSTPTEQKTPVKQPVKKRTALHLQTNGMQEPSVPVTAPPNLQPFFFTKDSSLDQTISPPPIKLEVCPTFDRHTLFTPPSPKQTSHSTSQKENGSSSQHIDDLFDILIKSGEISSNFKANPDPSLSELHSNPPTPSPPSSPLRLSPPTPPPEPSSISSSLSSTSSLSSSSQHALRSGRLEDFLESTTGTPLLGVAAAADGPMTLIDELHSQMLSTPSILDHPPSPMDISDMGFAPHPAGLDFGDPTLDGMDWLDISMGGGGGGVGSDSIGGSGDGTGSSHGVGVGGGSESATILAPLGSQTPPSVFSADFLDSSDLQLHWDSCL, translated from the exons CACTGAAGAGCCCGGCTGCTTTCCACGAGCAGAGGAGAAGTCTGGAGCGGGCACGG ACGGAGGACTATCTGAAGAGGAAGATCCGGAGCCGTCCTGAGCGGTCGGAGCTAGTGAGAATGCACATACTGGAAG TACTCCCCAAGACTAGACAAGAACTACACCAGGAAG agacaTCGGCCGAGCCCTCTCTGCAGGCCAAGCAGATGAAGCTGAAAAGAGCTCGTCTGGCTGATGACCTCAACGATAAGCTTTCTCACCGACCAGGCCCCATTGAGCTCATCCACAAGAACATCCTGCCCGTGCACACAATCATTG GTACGGAGTCACCAAAGGGCGACAGCTCCTCATTGGACGAGGACAGCAGTGATGCGCTCTCGCCTGATCAGCCAGCCAATCACGACTCTCCCCTCAGCTCCAGTCAGCAGCACTCGCCGCCTGATGTGCTTAATCTGAATGGCAACCCATCTCCCCCTCAG TTCCTTCCCCAAGTCCCCTTGCAGCTGAACGGCATGGACGTTCCTCCTCCACAGCCGCTGACCAATGGGGCCTTGACAGTCACCACACCGCGTCCGGCCACGGGACAGACGAAG TCGTCGTCTAAGTCCAGCTCGGACCGGCCGTCCCAGCGGCCCAAGAAGCCCAAGGACAGCAAGCCCAAGGTGAAGAAGCTCAAGTACCACCAGTACATCCCGCCGGACCAGAAGGCGGATCGCGAGCCGCCGCCCCAGATGGACTCATCCTACGCCAAGCTGCTCCAGCAACAGCAGCTCTTCCTGCAGCTGCAGATCAtcagccagcagcagcagcactacaACTACCACACCATCCTGCCCGCGCCGcccaa ACCCCCTactgagcagcagcagcagcctccgcctgctccccctcccccagccaacCCTGGGCCCTCCCCGTCCCGCGCCGTGccaacccccacctcctcctccaccccctccagcCACACCGGGTCCAACCGACACAGTCAGCCCCCGTCTGGCGACGCCAAGCCAAGCACCCTGCCGGCAAACCTGGACGAGTTCAAA GTTGCTGAACTCAAGCAGGAGCTCAAACTGAGGGGTCTGACCGTCTCGGGCACCAAAAACGACCTGATCGAGAGGCTGAAGAACTACCAGGAGCAGAACGGTGGTGCCATGGCAACTGCTCAGAAAGCTTCCCAGCCTCAGGGGCAAACGAATGGCCTCGCGCCTGTTGTCGCACAGTCCAAGGAAGCCCCAGTGAAAATGGGAACCATCCCAGTTGTCAACGGCCATGTCACTCAGATGTCCACCATGCCCCACGTGATGCGCTTCAGCAGCACAAGCTCCTCCCCTCCTGTGTCTCCCGCCCCCTCTGACCGGTCATTGGCTGGAATGAGCCCAGACGAGACCAGCTGTAATGGCGACGTGTTTGGTGAAATG GTGAGCTCCCCTCTCACTCAGCTCACCTTGCACCCGTCCCCGGAGCCCCTGGAGGCTGTGGTAAAAGAGGAGCCGCGGGGCCTCGGCCAACTCTCCAGCTGCCTCTCCCGGCCCCAGCCCCCCAACGCCGCCGCCACCGCCGGTCAGAACAAGGACCAGATGCTGCAGGAGAAGGACAAGCAGATCGAGGAGCTGACGCGCATGCTGCGCCAGAAGCAGCAGCTGGTGGAGACGTTGCGCTcgcagctggagcagggcaagcgcagcggcagcagcaccaCCGCCGCTGCGGACATCCCCAACGTCGTCCTCGCTGCCACCGCCGCCGAGACCCACCTCCTCCTCAACGGCGTCCAGCTCAACGGCATGGCCGCCAGGGTGAAGGAGGAGGCCGAGGACGAGAAGATGGCGCTGACGACCACAGCGGTGACCACAGCGAGCGCTCCTGTGGTGGCGATGGAGACGCAGCAGACTCtgctacagcagcagcagcagcaggcggcGCAGAGGAAGGTGCAGATGCCGTGCTCCCAGCAGACGCTGCTCAAGCTCCAGCAGATCCAGCGGCTGcaggcccagcagcagcagcagcagcacgtgGAGCTGCAGAGGATagacctgcagcagcagcagcagaaactGCAGCAGCTGATCATACAGCAGAGACAGgcgcagcagcaacaacaacaacaacagcaacaacaacaacaactactacaacagcaacaacaacaacaacaacaacatcagcagcagcatcagaggAAGCAGCTGAGAcctcagaagcagcagcagaggcagcaAAAAAAGCAGGAGCCTCCCAAACCACAGCAG GCCCCTCAAGTGTTTGTTACCCAGCAACCCAGTACACCGGTCACAACACCCTCAATCTCATTGGACCTCCTCAAGGCACATCCCGCCCCTACGTTGGTGACGGACGGCAATGGTAACCACTATCTGATCACACTGACCAGCAGCAACACAGACGGCCAGCTGCCCATTTCACCACAGAGCAAGACCAACGGCCGCATCACTCTGCAG AGGTTACAGTCAACTCCTGTCAAGCTCCCCAGCCAATCACCTGTACAGATGGTCACCGGCAACAACCAGTCAACACCGACAGAACAGAAAACTCCTGTTAAACAGCCTGTGAAAAAG AGGACCGCCCTCCATCTACAGACCAATGGCATGCAGGAGCCCAGCGTGCCTGTCACTGCGCCACCCAATCTCCAGCCTTTCTTCTTCACCAAGGACTCCTCATTGGATCAGACCATCTCGCCTCCACCAATCAAG CTGGAGGTGTGTCCGACCTTTGACCGACACACCTTGttcacccctccctctcctaaACAGACCTCTCACTCCACTTCACAAAAA GAGAATGGTTCAAGCAGCCAGCATATTGACGACTTGTTTGACATCCTCATCAAGAGTGGag AAATCTCCTCCAATTTCAAAGCTAATCCAGACCCGTCCCTTTCTGAGCTGCACTCCAACCcgcccaccccctcccctccctcctcccccctccgcCTCTCCCCCCCAACACCTCCTCCAGAGCcgtcctccatctcctcctccctctcgtccacctcctccctctcctcctcttcccagcatgccctgcggAGCGGGCGGCTGGAGGACTTCCTGGAGAGCACCACGGGCACGCCGCTGCTGGGCGTGGCCGCCGCCGCGGACGGTCCGATGACGCTCATCGACGAGCTGCACAGCCAGATGCTAAGCACGCCTAGCATCCTGGACCACCCGCCCTCGCCCATGGACATCAGCGACATGGGCTTCGCGCCGCACCCCGCCGGCCTAGACTTCGGGGACCCCACCCTGGACGGCATGGACTGGCTGGACATATCcatgggtgggggagggggcggcgtgGGGAGCGACAGCATCGGAGGGAGCGGAGACGGGACGGGGAGCAGCCATGGCGTCGGGGTCGGCGGGGGCAGTGAGAGCGCCACCATCTTGGCGCCGCTCGGCTCGCAGACGCCCCCTAGTGTCTTCTCGGCAGACTTTTTGGACAGCTCAGACCTGCAGCTGCACTGGGACTCCTGTTTgtag
- the mrtfab gene encoding myocardin related transcription factor Ab isoform X2 codes for MVAATVTGSAPSPQSEAVTNELQELSLQAVPTLLPLKERKNVLQLKLQQRRTREELVSQGIMPPLKSPAAFHEQRRSLERARTEDYLKRKIRSRPERSELVRMHILEVLPKTRQELHQEETSAEPSLQAKQMKLKRARLADDLNDKLSHRPGPIELIHKNILPVHTIIGTESPKGDSSSLDEDSSDALSPDQPANHDSPLSSSQQHSPPDVLNLNGNPSPPQFLPQVPLQLNGMDVPPPQPLTNGALTVTTPRPATGQTKSSSKSSSDRPSQRPKKPKDSKPKVKKLKYHQYIPPDQKADREPPPQMDSSYAKLLQQQQLFLQLQIISQQQQHYNYHTILPAPPKPPTEQQQQPPPAPPPPANPGPSPSRAVPTPTSSSTPSSHTGSNRHSQPPSGDAKPSTLPANLDEFKVAELKQELKLRGLTVSGTKNDLIERLKNYQEQNGGAMATAQKASQPQGQTNGLAPVVAQSKEAPVKMGTIPVVNGHVTQMSTMPHVMRFSSTSSSPPVSPAPSDRSLAGMSPDETSCNGDVFGEMVSSPLTQLTLHPSPEPLEAVVKEEPRGLGQLSSCLSRPQPPNAAATAGQNKDQMLQEKDKQIEELTRMLRQKQQLVETLRSQLEQGKRSGSSTTAAADIPNVVLAATAAETHLLLNGVQLNGMAARVKEEAEDEKMALTTTAVTTASAPVVAMETQQTLLQQQQQQAAQRKVQMPCSQQTLLKLQQIQRLQAQQQQQQHVELQRIDLQQQQQKLQQLIIQQRQAQQQQQQQQQQQQQLLQQQQQQQQQHQQQHQRKQLRPQKQQQRQQKKQEPPKPQQAPQVFVTQQPSTPVTTPSISLDLLKAHPAPTLVTDGNGNHYLITLTSSNTDGQLPISPQSKTNGRITLQRLQSTPVKLPSQSPVQMVTGNNQSTPTEQKTPVKQPVKKRTALHLQTNGMQEPSVPVTAPPNLQPFFFTKDSSLDQTISPPPIKLEVCPTFDRHTLFTPPSPKQTSHSTSQKENGSSSQHIDDLFDILIKSGEISSNFKANPDPSLSELHSNPPTPSPPSSPLRLSPPTPPPEPSSISSSLSSTSSLSSSSQHALRSGRLEDFLESTTGTPLLGVAAAADGPMTLIDELHSQMLSTPSILDHPPSPMDISDMGFAPHPAGLDFGDPTLDGMDWLDISMGGGGGGVGSDSIGGSGDGTGSSHGVGVGGGSESATILAPLGSQTPPSVFSADFLDSSDLQLHWDSCL; via the exons CACTGAAGAGCCCGGCTGCTTTCCACGAGCAGAGGAGAAGTCTGGAGCGGGCACGG ACGGAGGACTATCTGAAGAGGAAGATCCGGAGCCGTCCTGAGCGGTCGGAGCTAGTGAGAATGCACATACTGGAAG TACTCCCCAAGACTAGACAAGAACTACACCAGGAAG agacaTCGGCCGAGCCCTCTCTGCAGGCCAAGCAGATGAAGCTGAAAAGAGCTCGTCTGGCTGATGACCTCAACGATAAGCTTTCTCACCGACCAGGCCCCATTGAGCTCATCCACAAGAACATCCTGCCCGTGCACACAATCATTG GTACGGAGTCACCAAAGGGCGACAGCTCCTCATTGGACGAGGACAGCAGTGATGCGCTCTCGCCTGATCAGCCAGCCAATCACGACTCTCCCCTCAGCTCCAGTCAGCAGCACTCGCCGCCTGATGTGCTTAATCTGAATGGCAACCCATCTCCCCCTCAG TTCCTTCCCCAAGTCCCCTTGCAGCTGAACGGCATGGACGTTCCTCCTCCACAGCCGCTGACCAATGGGGCCTTGACAGTCACCACACCGCGTCCGGCCACGGGACAGACGAAG TCGTCGTCTAAGTCCAGCTCGGACCGGCCGTCCCAGCGGCCCAAGAAGCCCAAGGACAGCAAGCCCAAGGTGAAGAAGCTCAAGTACCACCAGTACATCCCGCCGGACCAGAAGGCGGATCGCGAGCCGCCGCCCCAGATGGACTCATCCTACGCCAAGCTGCTCCAGCAACAGCAGCTCTTCCTGCAGCTGCAGATCAtcagccagcagcagcagcactacaACTACCACACCATCCTGCCCGCGCCGcccaa ACCCCCTactgagcagcagcagcagcctccgcctgctccccctcccccagccaacCCTGGGCCCTCCCCGTCCCGCGCCGTGccaacccccacctcctcctccaccccctccagcCACACCGGGTCCAACCGACACAGTCAGCCCCCGTCTGGCGACGCCAAGCCAAGCACCCTGCCGGCAAACCTGGACGAGTTCAAA GTTGCTGAACTCAAGCAGGAGCTCAAACTGAGGGGTCTGACCGTCTCGGGCACCAAAAACGACCTGATCGAGAGGCTGAAGAACTACCAGGAGCAGAACGGTGGTGCCATGGCAACTGCTCAGAAAGCTTCCCAGCCTCAGGGGCAAACGAATGGCCTCGCGCCTGTTGTCGCACAGTCCAAGGAAGCCCCAGTGAAAATGGGAACCATCCCAGTTGTCAACGGCCATGTCACTCAGATGTCCACCATGCCCCACGTGATGCGCTTCAGCAGCACAAGCTCCTCCCCTCCTGTGTCTCCCGCCCCCTCTGACCGGTCATTGGCTGGAATGAGCCCAGACGAGACCAGCTGTAATGGCGACGTGTTTGGTGAAATG GTGAGCTCCCCTCTCACTCAGCTCACCTTGCACCCGTCCCCGGAGCCCCTGGAGGCTGTGGTAAAAGAGGAGCCGCGGGGCCTCGGCCAACTCTCCAGCTGCCTCTCCCGGCCCCAGCCCCCCAACGCCGCCGCCACCGCCGGTCAGAACAAGGACCAGATGCTGCAGGAGAAGGACAAGCAGATCGAGGAGCTGACGCGCATGCTGCGCCAGAAGCAGCAGCTGGTGGAGACGTTGCGCTcgcagctggagcagggcaagcgcagcggcagcagcaccaCCGCCGCTGCGGACATCCCCAACGTCGTCCTCGCTGCCACCGCCGCCGAGACCCACCTCCTCCTCAACGGCGTCCAGCTCAACGGCATGGCCGCCAGGGTGAAGGAGGAGGCCGAGGACGAGAAGATGGCGCTGACGACCACAGCGGTGACCACAGCGAGCGCTCCTGTGGTGGCGATGGAGACGCAGCAGACTCtgctacagcagcagcagcagcaggcggcGCAGAGGAAGGTGCAGATGCCGTGCTCCCAGCAGACGCTGCTCAAGCTCCAGCAGATCCAGCGGCTGcaggcccagcagcagcagcagcagcacgtgGAGCTGCAGAGGATagacctgcagcagcagcagcagaaactGCAGCAGCTGATCATACAGCAGAGACAGgcgcagcagcaacaacaacaacaacagcaacaacaacaacaactactacaacagcaacaacaacaacaacaacaacatcagcagcagcatcagaggAAGCAGCTGAGAcctcagaagcagcagcagaggcagcaAAAAAAGCAGGAGCCTCCCAAACCACAGCAG GCCCCTCAAGTGTTTGTTACCCAGCAACCCAGTACACCGGTCACAACACCCTCAATCTCATTGGACCTCCTCAAGGCACATCCCGCCCCTACGTTGGTGACGGACGGCAATGGTAACCACTATCTGATCACACTGACCAGCAGCAACACAGACGGCCAGCTGCCCATTTCACCACAGAGCAAGACCAACGGCCGCATCACTCTGCAG AGGTTACAGTCAACTCCTGTCAAGCTCCCCAGCCAATCACCTGTACAGATGGTCACCGGCAACAACCAGTCAACACCGACAGAACAGAAAACTCCTGTTAAACAGCCTGTGAAAAAG AGGACCGCCCTCCATCTACAGACCAATGGCATGCAGGAGCCCAGCGTGCCTGTCACTGCGCCACCCAATCTCCAGCCTTTCTTCTTCACCAAGGACTCCTCATTGGATCAGACCATCTCGCCTCCACCAATCAAG CTGGAGGTGTGTCCGACCTTTGACCGACACACCTTGttcacccctccctctcctaaACAGACCTCTCACTCCACTTCACAAAAA GAGAATGGTTCAAGCAGCCAGCATATTGACGACTTGTTTGACATCCTCATCAAGAGTGGag AAATCTCCTCCAATTTCAAAGCTAATCCAGACCCGTCCCTTTCTGAGCTGCACTCCAACCcgcccaccccctcccctccctcctcccccctccgcCTCTCCCCCCCAACACCTCCTCCAGAGCcgtcctccatctcctcctccctctcgtccacctcctccctctcctcctcttcccagcatgccctgcggAGCGGGCGGCTGGAGGACTTCCTGGAGAGCACCACGGGCACGCCGCTGCTGGGCGTGGCCGCCGCCGCGGACGGTCCGATGACGCTCATCGACGAGCTGCACAGCCAGATGCTAAGCACGCCTAGCATCCTGGACCACCCGCCCTCGCCCATGGACATCAGCGACATGGGCTTCGCGCCGCACCCCGCCGGCCTAGACTTCGGGGACCCCACCCTGGACGGCATGGACTGGCTGGACATATCcatgggtgggggagggggcggcgtgGGGAGCGACAGCATCGGAGGGAGCGGAGACGGGACGGGGAGCAGCCATGGCGTCGGGGTCGGCGGGGGCAGTGAGAGCGCCACCATCTTGGCGCCGCTCGGCTCGCAGACGCCCCCTAGTGTCTTCTCGGCAGACTTTTTGGACAGCTCAGACCTGCAGCTGCACTGGGACTCCTGTTTgtag